One part of the Bacteroidia bacterium genome encodes these proteins:
- a CDS encoding DUF4132 domain-containing protein, which produces MEILKNVLNFFGLEESQESPYAVIIKQSFKEVEDRQYLFSLKATELTAWEEIIKPLSDKEKVAFLFYLCDEIYAYYKLKKRNYNDNPYRRIYILEAYFKQLFRIKISWEDEEVKRLLSIFMSRQYRNWGNLFSWPILSFLNQLLKQYKKTSISKELGEYLIHFRKKIDAYQEYQYEKERVKVLDRIDQVLGNKSDGKPTIVPYYLKGNDPLKDKVNLSIENWPNDLEQSVWFLLLRKTQSASSSKPSARYLKDSKALIEQLGKDSFRNTINEWMEFVLGLKESLRDQVQLTGYSYRPNHFYGFLSPPNAVNLKGLIWMSSHFSDARTLSNLSALGERCYKKVPGVGPIAPALGNACFYSLFKSRGLDGIGRLSRLKMKIKQPSANKIINKYLNQAAKEKGISVHEIEDLAVDNFGLVDGRKEVNFDPFTAVIEITKPGRTDFYWLKEDGKRQKSVPALVKEKYPDKLKKLKQSKKQIEQSTSAQKERIDRMFKVDRKWDMETFRKHFLDHGLMSSIAKKLIWNFEHEGKMTPAIYLEGKWIHPEKGEVKITEKAEVSLWHPALDSVDGIEAWRNFLIEKEIQQPMKQAFREVYLLTDAEINTRTYSNRMATHILKQHQYVNLAKGRMWKAALQGAWDGGYDDYCELPIPEHNLRAQFWVQAVDGHDEFNDSGIWKYMSTDQIRFIKIDTGDVVELVDVPRVLFSEVLRDVDLFVGVASVGNDPTWHDNGGRPQMQTYWQSYSFGDLSEIAKNRKSILKNLVPRLKIKEVAEVGEKFLTVKGKIRTYKIHMGSTNILMEPNDQYLCIVPDRSQKKSVSEKVFIPFEGDQGLSIILSKAFLLAEDDKIKDSTITSQIRR; this is translated from the coding sequence ATGGAAATACTAAAAAATGTTTTGAATTTCTTCGGTCTGGAAGAAAGCCAGGAAAGCCCCTACGCAGTTATCATAAAACAAAGTTTCAAAGAAGTAGAAGATCGTCAATACCTCTTTTCCTTAAAGGCAACAGAATTAACAGCCTGGGAAGAAATTATAAAGCCTTTATCAGATAAGGAAAAAGTAGCTTTTCTATTCTATTTATGTGATGAGATTTATGCTTACTATAAACTCAAAAAGAGAAACTATAATGATAATCCTTATAGAAGGATTTACATTCTTGAAGCTTATTTCAAACAACTCTTCAGAATTAAAATCAGCTGGGAAGATGAGGAAGTAAAACGTTTACTCAGCATCTTCATGAGCAGGCAATATCGAAATTGGGGAAATCTCTTTAGCTGGCCCATCCTTTCCTTTTTGAATCAACTCCTCAAACAGTATAAAAAAACGAGCATTTCGAAAGAGCTAGGAGAATATCTGATACATTTTCGAAAAAAGATAGACGCTTATCAGGAGTACCAATATGAGAAGGAAAGAGTGAAAGTCCTGGATCGTATAGATCAGGTACTTGGGAATAAGTCGGATGGAAAACCCACCATTGTTCCATATTACCTCAAGGGAAATGACCCGCTCAAAGACAAGGTCAATTTGTCTATAGAAAACTGGCCGAATGATCTCGAACAGTCCGTATGGTTCCTCCTGCTTAGAAAAACCCAATCTGCCAGCTCTTCGAAACCTAGTGCCCGCTACCTCAAAGACAGCAAAGCCCTCATCGAGCAATTGGGAAAGGATAGCTTCCGAAATACGATCAATGAATGGATGGAATTCGTTCTGGGCCTCAAGGAAAGCTTGAGGGACCAGGTACAGCTTACTGGATATTCATATAGGCCCAATCACTTCTACGGCTTCCTGAGTCCTCCTAATGCCGTAAACCTGAAAGGCTTAATCTGGATGAGTTCTCATTTCTCCGATGCTCGAACACTCAGCAACCTCAGTGCATTAGGGGAAAGATGTTATAAGAAAGTCCCTGGAGTTGGTCCCATTGCGCCCGCTTTGGGCAATGCTTGTTTTTATAGTCTATTCAAATCGAGAGGGTTGGATGGAATCGGCAGGCTTTCTCGCCTTAAAATGAAGATCAAACAGCCTTCTGCCAATAAAATCATCAATAAATACCTGAATCAAGCTGCCAAAGAGAAAGGCATTTCCGTCCATGAGATTGAAGACCTGGCAGTAGATAATTTTGGATTGGTAGATGGGCGAAAGGAAGTAAACTTCGATCCTTTTACAGCAGTAATTGAGATCACCAAGCCCGGCAGAACTGATTTTTACTGGTTAAAAGAAGATGGGAAGCGACAAAAATCTGTCCCTGCTTTGGTCAAGGAGAAATATCCAGACAAGCTGAAAAAACTCAAGCAAAGCAAAAAGCAGATTGAGCAGAGTACTTCTGCTCAAAAGGAGCGTATAGATCGCATGTTCAAAGTCGATAGAAAGTGGGACATGGAGACTTTCCGCAAGCATTTTCTGGATCATGGGTTGATGTCCAGTATCGCTAAAAAGCTGATATGGAATTTCGAGCATGAAGGAAAGATGACTCCTGCCATTTATTTGGAAGGGAAATGGATACATCCGGAAAAAGGAGAAGTCAAGATTACTGAAAAAGCAGAGGTTTCATTGTGGCATCCGGCTTTGGATTCGGTAGATGGGATAGAGGCCTGGCGAAATTTCCTGATCGAAAAAGAAATTCAGCAGCCTATGAAGCAAGCCTTTCGAGAAGTTTACCTCCTCACAGATGCTGAGATCAATACCCGAACCTATAGCAATCGCATGGCTACCCACATTCTAAAACAACATCAATATGTAAATCTGGCCAAAGGACGCATGTGGAAAGCGGCTTTACAGGGAGCCTGGGACGGGGGCTATGATGACTATTGTGAATTGCCCATACCTGAACACAACCTACGAGCACAATTCTGGGTGCAGGCCGTCGATGGACATGACGAATTTAATGATTCGGGGATCTGGAAATACATGAGTACGGATCAGATTCGCTTTATCAAAATCGATACAGGAGATGTTGTGGAGTTGGTAGATGTGCCACGGGTATTGTTTTCGGAAGTTCTGCGAGATGTAGATTTATTTGTAGGAGTAGCCAGTGTAGGAAATGATCCGACCTGGCATGACAATGGAGGGCGACCACAGATGCAGACCTATTGGCAAAGCTATTCCTTTGGGGACTTATCGGAGATAGCCAAGAACCGTAAGTCGATACTCAAGAATCTCGTCCCGCGTCTCAAAATCAAAGAGGTAGCAGAAGTAGGGGAAAAATTCCTGACCGTAAAAGGCAAAATCAGAACCTACAAAATCCACATGGGTAGCACCAATATCCTCATGGAGCCCAATGATCAATATCTCTGCATCGTGCCGGATCGAAGTCAGAAAAAATCTGTCTCAGAAAAAGTATTCATTCCTTTCGAAGGAGATCAGGGATTATCGATCATTTTGTCCAAGGCTTTCCTCCTGGCAGAAGATGATAAAATCAAAGATTCGACCATCACCTCTCAGATAAGAAGATAA
- a CDS encoding YjjG family noncanonical pyrimidine nucleotidase gives MQKLSWLLFDVDNTLLDFSGAAKAALWASFEAHEVECTDEIHAIYQEVNHHHWMAFEQGKIDAVTLRYKRFEVLFQEIGRSELPAQTFSKAFLDNLILKSEAYEGVADLLTGLKKDYHLSIVTNGLKEVQRARLNRLNMSHYFDSIIVSDEIGVAKPHGAYFEAVYDSIPQNPPKEEMLIVGDSIHSDIQGGNDFGIKTCWVSHGRSNQSEVQPDFEIQHIDAFPQFLKTNQL, from the coding sequence ATGCAAAAGCTATCCTGGCTTCTTTTTGATGTCGACAATACTTTATTAGACTTTAGCGGTGCTGCCAAAGCCGCTTTATGGGCAAGTTTTGAAGCGCATGAAGTGGAATGCACAGACGAAATTCATGCGATCTACCAGGAAGTCAACCACCACCATTGGATGGCCTTCGAACAAGGGAAAATCGATGCCGTTACCCTCCGATACAAACGCTTTGAAGTCCTCTTTCAGGAAATCGGCAGAAGCGAATTGCCTGCCCAGACGTTTAGCAAGGCTTTTCTCGACAATCTCATCCTGAAAAGTGAAGCCTATGAGGGAGTCGCGGATTTATTAACGGGTCTAAAAAAAGACTACCACCTCAGCATCGTAACCAACGGACTGAAGGAAGTTCAACGGGCACGCTTAAATCGCCTGAATATGAGCCACTACTTCGACAGCATCATTGTTTCGGATGAAATCGGAGTAGCCAAACCTCATGGAGCATATTTTGAAGCCGTTTACGATTCCATTCCCCAAAACCCTCCCAAAGAAGAAATGCTCATAGTGGGAGATAGCATTCATTCCGATATACAGGGAGGAAATGATTTCGGGATAAAAACCTGCTGGGTGAGCCATGGTAGATCAAATCAATCCGAGGTACAACCAGATTTTGAAATTCAGCATATTGATGCCTTCCCGCAATTTTTAAAAACAAATCAACTTTAA
- a CDS encoding DUF3806 domain-containing protein, translating to MSKNIIGPDGQEYSEQETTEEGKKKLDLEDLKPEEVEYLENLQGLAGELLQGLPESDPEHPFAPANVEALLKIGQEQNLQEKYGIETNFINNALAAAWGKYLEDSFGMQWKIITDQYGRETGLYHEKNSLTVFPFSLLEKAVRKEQWGLFSIISNKIREVL from the coding sequence ATGTCTAAAAATATCATCGGTCCGGACGGACAGGAATACAGCGAGCAGGAAACTACAGAAGAGGGAAAAAAGAAACTTGATCTGGAGGATCTGAAGCCTGAAGAGGTAGAGTATTTGGAAAACCTTCAGGGGCTAGCAGGAGAATTACTGCAAGGACTTCCTGAATCCGATCCTGAGCATCCCTTTGCTCCCGCCAATGTCGAAGCCCTTTTAAAAATCGGACAGGAACAAAATCTGCAGGAGAAATATGGCATTGAAACCAATTTCATCAATAATGCACTCGCTGCTGCCTGGGGGAAGTATCTCGAAGATAGCTTTGGCATGCAGTGGAAGATCATCACAGATCAATATGGTCGGGAAACCGGTTTATATCACGAAAAAAATAGCCTTACCGTCTTTCCGTTCAGTTTGCTTGAGAAAGCTGTTCGCAAAGAACAATGGGGACTTTTTAGTATAATTAGCAATAAGATCAGGGAAGTACTCTAA
- a CDS encoding M14 family metallopeptidase — protein MKKYLLIFLLLLAACSPKLKRHKFPTKVDTTTKPVSYQEKKTFSVGGVMASNDFPAARLNDFTQINDSTFEATILPENEPINPSPWYAFRIWSEEKEKVYVKLNYPGHKHRYNPKLSKEGDYWQPLDSMDIELAEDKSHAILKLKIGKQPLWVAAQEIEDHKRVGEWVNEMAEHRAVTAGAAGSSVQGRSLYFMDMGYREKKKKPTVIIISRQHPPEVTGFLAMKAFVETILKEGTDNGFLSKYRVLVYPLMNPDGVDQGHFRHNTGGIDMNRDWAFYHQPEVRQVAEHMVSQTGEHKNRVVLGLDFHSTYKDVYYTNNESLRSWIPGFTADWLSRISTELGLEDINERPSGLGAPVSKGWFFQQFRAEGITYEIGDDTPRDFIRQKGEISARAMMEVLMSRAEEWRL, from the coding sequence ATGAAGAAATATCTGCTAATCTTTCTGCTACTACTGGCTGCTTGTTCTCCGAAACTCAAGCGGCATAAATTCCCCACCAAAGTAGACACGACAACAAAGCCGGTTTCCTATCAGGAAAAGAAAACATTTTCTGTAGGAGGAGTAATGGCTAGCAATGACTTTCCTGCGGCTCGCCTCAATGATTTTACACAGATCAATGATTCAACTTTCGAAGCTACCATACTTCCGGAAAATGAACCCATAAATCCAAGTCCCTGGTATGCTTTTAGGATTTGGTCAGAAGAAAAAGAAAAAGTGTATGTCAAATTGAATTATCCGGGGCATAAGCATCGCTATAATCCCAAACTAAGCAAAGAAGGAGATTACTGGCAGCCCCTGGATAGTATGGATATTGAGCTGGCAGAGGATAAGTCTCATGCGATCCTCAAACTGAAGATCGGAAAACAGCCTTTATGGGTAGCTGCTCAGGAAATAGAAGACCATAAAAGGGTAGGGGAATGGGTCAATGAAATGGCGGAACATCGGGCGGTTACAGCAGGCGCAGCAGGGAGTAGTGTACAGGGGCGTTCGCTCTATTTTATGGATATGGGTTATCGGGAGAAAAAGAAAAAGCCAACCGTCATCATCATCAGCCGACAACATCCACCAGAAGTGACAGGATTTTTAGCGATGAAAGCTTTTGTCGAAACCATTTTGAAGGAAGGTACTGATAATGGTTTCCTAAGCAAATATCGGGTGCTCGTTTATCCGCTTATGAATCCTGATGGAGTTGATCAGGGGCATTTTCGACACAATACGGGAGGGATAGATATGAATCGAGACTGGGCCTTTTATCACCAGCCTGAAGTTCGGCAGGTGGCAGAGCATATGGTGAGCCAAACCGGCGAGCATAAAAATAGAGTAGTGCTGGGCCTGGATTTCCACAGTACCTATAAGGATGTATACTATACCAATAATGAAAGTCTGAGAAGTTGGATTCCAGGCTTTACTGCAGATTGGTTATCCCGGATTTCAACCGAGTTGGGACTGGAGGATATCAATGAAAGACCTAGTGGATTGGGAGCACCCGTATCCAAGGGTTGGTTTTTTCAGCAATTTCGGGCAGAGGGAATTACCTATGAAATAGGAGATGATACGCCCCGCGATTTCATCCGCCAGAAAGGAGAGATTTCCGCTCGCGCCATGATGGAAGTATTGATGAGCCGGGCAGAAGAGTGGAGACTATAA
- a CDS encoding LytTR family transcriptional regulator DNA-binding domain-containing protein: MKKPVYYKNWWIWVGVPVISVLATFVGTPHTIFDPILYVKMGLNLAIVSFVWLLAYAFTLFMDKRMPWESTSHLKRWVFQLGIFIPLGTSIDAFGLILRNQIIEWPFSWHLFFYTDFPIQIFFTSLIFYLYQQAYLKYREEKAKQEEVAEKSWNSFRIKRGKKTYVIPVEEIAYFYRKDQFNYLCKKSGEAYMVDESLSAIEQKLDASSFFRINRQLLAHRTSISSFKVLPNRQTELAVEPEMDPLPLLNKNRSAQFKQWVKLD, encoded by the coding sequence ATGAAGAAACCGGTCTACTATAAGAACTGGTGGATATGGGTCGGAGTTCCCGTTATCAGTGTATTGGCAACCTTTGTTGGAACCCCTCATACCATTTTTGATCCCATTTTGTATGTGAAAATGGGCTTGAATCTGGCGATCGTTAGTTTCGTCTGGTTATTGGCATATGCCTTTACCCTTTTCATGGATAAACGAATGCCCTGGGAGTCCACCTCGCATCTCAAAAGATGGGTCTTTCAACTAGGGATATTTATTCCTCTGGGAACCAGCATAGATGCTTTTGGATTGATCTTACGAAATCAAATCATCGAATGGCCCTTTTCCTGGCATCTCTTTTTTTATACCGATTTCCCCATCCAAATTTTTTTCACCAGCCTGATCTTTTACCTCTACCAGCAGGCCTATCTGAAATACCGGGAAGAAAAGGCAAAGCAGGAGGAAGTCGCAGAAAAATCCTGGAATAGCTTCCGGATAAAAAGAGGGAAAAAGACCTATGTGATTCCGGTGGAGGAGATTGCCTATTTCTACCGAAAAGATCAGTTCAATTATCTCTGTAAAAAGTCGGGAGAAGCCTATATGGTAGACGAATCTCTGAGTGCTATAGAGCAAAAGCTGGATGCCTCCTCTTTTTTTCGTATCAATCGACAATTGTTGGCGCACCGAACTTCTATTTCCTCTTTCAAAGTCCTTCCCAATCGGCAAACAGAACTTGCTGTAGAACCAGAAATGGACCCCCTTCCTCTCCTCAATAAAAACCGCAGCGCCCAATTCAAGCAGTGGGTGAAATTGGATTAG
- a CDS encoding S41 family peptidase, giving the protein MKSYIYISILILPILLFGACKEVLIPTPEANTILNNYDVFGQDFQEKYGLFKVKNFDWQEELKIHRADLEANPTEAGLYQTLTDLIDVLNDSHVALELPDRSFPFYDGGIYGRLERAGFQDTDLNLVRSKYVNVIDSIPYSLFYGSIEGNIGYLYLSEISDDPSFYEDLMPSILEKLKDTKGMIIDIRDNNGGEDEGGRTLASFFASKEAPYMISRYKTGIGPDDFEEDRLWTLSPYEGERYEKPLALLTNRYSVSAAETFSFAMKSQEQLVHVGDTTTGAFSDAVTRQLPNGWLYSISVGDYRDAENKSFESIGLAPDVLIKNTAADLAAGEDKMLEAAIQALQ; this is encoded by the coding sequence ATGAAATCCTATATCTATATAAGCATACTTATCCTTCCCATTTTACTCTTTGGTGCATGCAAAGAAGTTCTGATCCCCACTCCTGAAGCCAATACCATACTCAATAATTATGATGTCTTTGGTCAGGATTTTCAGGAAAAATATGGCCTGTTCAAAGTCAAGAATTTTGATTGGCAAGAAGAATTGAAAATTCATCGGGCAGATTTGGAAGCCAATCCTACAGAAGCAGGTTTATACCAAACCCTAACGGATCTCATTGATGTGCTGAATGATTCTCATGTGGCACTCGAACTGCCTGATCGATCTTTTCCCTTTTATGATGGAGGAATCTATGGCCGTTTGGAAAGAGCGGGCTTTCAGGATACTGATCTGAATCTGGTAAGAAGTAAATATGTCAATGTGATAGACAGTATTCCGTATTCGCTATTCTATGGAAGCATTGAGGGCAATATCGGTTACCTTTATCTTTCCGAGATTAGCGACGATCCCAGCTTTTATGAAGACCTCATGCCAAGCATTCTGGAAAAATTGAAAGATACCAAAGGCATGATCATTGACATACGTGATAACAATGGAGGCGAAGATGAGGGAGGACGGACACTCGCCAGTTTCTTTGCCAGTAAAGAAGCTCCCTATATGATCTCCCGATACAAAACAGGTATAGGGCCTGATGATTTTGAAGAGGATCGGCTCTGGACCCTGAGTCCATATGAGGGAGAGCGCTATGAAAAACCCCTGGCTCTTTTGACCAATCGATATAGTGTAAGTGCTGCAGAGACCTTTAGCTTCGCCATGAAATCCCAAGAACAATTGGTGCATGTCGGAGATACAACAACGGGTGCTTTCTCCGATGCCGTTACCCGCCAACTTCCCAATGGATGGCTATACAGTATATCTGTGGGCGACTATCGAGATGCAGAGAACAAAAGCTTTGAAAGCATAGGTCTTGCTCCGGATGTGCTCATCAAAAATACAGCTGCTGATCTGGCAGCGGGTGAAGACAAAATGCTGGAAGCTGCTATCCAGGCTTTACAATAA
- a CDS encoding TonB-dependent receptor, with translation MRISFLLTLILFLCLNSTFAQEEIKGKIQDKHTGEILENVLIQQIRLNKHHHSDLEGSFILKQVQTGDSIRISHLGYEEKFLIIDPNTRNYLIKLSPAPLQLQQIEIRPQTNTLNEIAQIDIALNPVRSSQDILKKVPGLFIAQHAGGGKAEQIFLRGFDIDHGTDIQINTDGLPVNMVSHAHGQGYADLHFLIPETIEKIDFGKGPYYTDKGNFSTAGYVDFKTYDKITESQLKLEVGSFDTRRMMAIFNLLPQQQNSQAYIASEYLTSAGPFESPQDFKRLNLFGKYVTQIGNHNLKFQASTFSSSWDASGQIPQRAIDSGQIGRFGAIDDTEGGYTSRSNVSLSLRSLQSPKQFIESQLWFSQYNFELYSNFTFFLNDPERGDQIRQKENRNLFGFNTSLHRFFELGSWEGKWKSGISLRKDNSRNNELSHTVNRREILERRSFHNIFEENTALYSEISLNNGKWLFNPGLRLDHFNFSAQDLLMEAYEKEQLKQTIASPKLNLIFSPNPQWQFYLKSGKSFHSNDTRVSVTQRREILPAAYGSDLGAIWQAIPGLYIDLAVWGLYSEQEFVYVGDEGVVEPSGKSMRKGIDLGMRWQLSPRMYTDVNVNYAHARSLEAEAGNDHIPLAPSLTSTGGITAQLGRAFSASLRYRYLADRAANEDYSLTAEGYFLNDLNLAYDQKSWGFQLSVENLFNQEWKEAQFATESRLYEEAEPVTEIHFTPGTPFFLKAGVVYKF, from the coding sequence ATGAGAATATCATTCCTCTTAACTCTGATTCTATTTCTTTGCCTCAACTCCACTTTTGCTCAAGAAGAAATCAAAGGAAAAATCCAGGACAAACACACAGGAGAAATCCTCGAAAATGTCCTCATTCAACAAATACGCTTGAACAAACATCATCATAGCGATTTGGAAGGAAGTTTTATTCTGAAACAAGTACAAACAGGAGATAGCATCCGTATCAGTCATCTCGGATATGAAGAGAAATTCCTGATCATTGATCCTAATACCCGGAATTACCTGATCAAACTTTCCCCGGCCCCTTTACAACTACAACAAATCGAAATCCGCCCACAGACCAATACCCTCAATGAGATCGCCCAAATAGATATTGCTTTAAATCCGGTACGTTCTTCCCAGGATATTCTCAAAAAAGTTCCCGGCCTTTTCATTGCCCAACATGCCGGAGGGGGAAAGGCCGAACAAATTTTTCTCAGAGGTTTTGATATCGACCATGGAACAGATATCCAGATAAATACTGATGGTTTGCCCGTAAATATGGTATCACATGCACACGGACAAGGTTATGCAGATCTTCATTTTTTAATTCCCGAAACCATAGAGAAGATTGATTTTGGGAAAGGTCCGTATTACACAGACAAAGGGAATTTCAGCACAGCAGGCTATGTAGACTTCAAAACCTATGATAAAATAACAGAAAGCCAATTGAAGCTGGAAGTGGGAAGCTTTGATACAAGGAGAATGATGGCCATCTTCAATCTGCTTCCTCAACAGCAAAACTCTCAGGCCTATATCGCCAGCGAATACCTGACAAGTGCTGGTCCTTTCGAATCTCCTCAGGATTTCAAACGCCTCAATCTCTTTGGCAAATATGTCACCCAGATTGGCAATCATAACCTCAAATTTCAAGCCTCCACTTTTAGTAGTTCCTGGGATGCTTCGGGACAAATTCCGCAAAGAGCTATCGATTCCGGCCAGATAGGGCGTTTTGGAGCCATCGATGATACAGAAGGAGGCTATACGTCCAGAAGCAATGTCTCCCTTAGCCTGAGAAGCCTGCAGAGCCCAAAACAATTCATAGAGTCTCAACTCTGGTTCTCGCAGTACAATTTCGAACTCTATTCCAATTTCACCTTTTTCCTCAATGATCCTGAAAGAGGGGATCAAATCCGACAAAAGGAAAACCGCAATCTCTTTGGATTTAACACCAGCCTCCATCGTTTTTTTGAGTTGGGAAGCTGGGAAGGAAAGTGGAAATCAGGCATTAGCCTGCGAAAAGACAATTCTCGAAACAATGAACTCAGCCACACAGTCAATCGAAGAGAAATCCTTGAGCGGAGAAGTTTCCATAATATTTTCGAAGAAAATACAGCACTTTATTCTGAGATTTCCCTGAATAATGGAAAATGGTTATTCAATCCCGGCCTTCGACTAGATCATTTCAATTTTTCTGCGCAGGATTTATTGATGGAAGCCTATGAAAAAGAGCAGCTCAAACAAACGATCGCAAGTCCTAAATTAAACCTGATCTTTAGTCCCAATCCTCAGTGGCAATTTTACCTCAAGAGTGGCAAAAGCTTTCACTCAAATGATACACGGGTTTCAGTCACCCAAAGAAGAGAAATCCTGCCTGCTGCCTATGGAAGTGATTTGGGAGCTATCTGGCAGGCTATTCCGGGCCTATATATCGATCTGGCAGTCTGGGGCCTGTATTCGGAGCAGGAATTTGTCTATGTAGGGGATGAAGGAGTCGTCGAGCCTTCGGGTAAAAGTATGCGCAAAGGCATTGATCTCGGCATGAGATGGCAATTGTCCCCCCGCATGTATACAGATGTGAATGTAAACTATGCCCATGCAAGAAGTCTGGAAGCAGAAGCAGGCAATGATCATATTCCCCTGGCTCCCAGTCTCACGAGTACCGGAGGCATTACGGCCCAATTGGGAAGAGCTTTCTCTGCCAGTCTTCGCTATCGTTATCTTGCCGATAGAGCCGCCAATGAAGATTACAGCCTGACAGCAGAGGGATATTTTCTAAATGACCTGAATCTTGCCTATGATCAGAAATCCTGGGGCTTCCAGCTGAGTGTTGAGAATCTCTTTAATCAGGAATGGAAGGAAGCCCAATTTGCAACAGAGTCCCGCCTCTATGAAGAAGCAGAACCTGTTACAGAAATTCATTTTACGCCGGGCACTCCATTTTTCCTCAAAGCTGGAGTTGTGTACAAATTTTAG